The following nucleotide sequence is from Aneurinibacillus soli.
CGAATCAGCATCGTGGGCCTTTCTTTGCGGGCGAGTTCGTCGGGCTCCCGGAGCGGACAGCCGTCACTTCCCTGCAAGCGTACCGAAGCGAACGGCTCCTTCCTTCTCCCACTCCCTCACCACCAAACGTTGTCGATGCCACGAAAAAAAGCTGTCCCGCTCACCATGTCTGGCTTTTGAGACAGCCCCTCTCGCTATTTTTTCTTTTTATTTCCCTTTTTTATTCCCGGACGATGTTCCGAGCGAGCAGCAGGATGCTCCTTTACCGGTACGAGCTCACCACGGAATAGTGTGCGCTCCGGCATCTCAATTCCAAGCTGCTTGGCAAGTTTGCCCGCCATAAACTTCTCTTTTGGCTCAAGCAGCGATACCGCAAGCCCGGATTTGCCAGCACGACCTGTCCGCCCCACACGGTGAATGTATCCTTCTGTATCAAGCGGCAGATCAAAATTAACAATATGCGCCACATCTTCTACATCCATGCCACGTGCGAGCAAATCAGTCGTCACCAGACAGCGGACCTGACCGCTGTGAAATTCCTTGAGTGCCTGTTCCCGATCCTGCTTGCGCGTTTCGCTATGAATCCCTGTGATGGACACGCCTTTGCCTTTGAGCCACGTTGTAATGTCGCCCACTTGATGCAGTTTTTTCACGAAAATAATCGTCCGGCCACTATCAAGCGCTTGAAGCAAGCGACGCAACGTTTCGAACTTTTCTCGTTCCGGTGTCACAAGGAAGCTGTGGGAAATCGTCTCCGGCAGGCGCGATTTGCCTGCGATGCGAATTACATGCGGCTTCTGGTCCGCCCACTCCTGTCCCCAGTTTTCTACCACAGAAGAGATCGTAGCAGAAAATACGGATAGCTGACGGTCACGTGGCGTCCGCTTCATAACCGCTTCCACATCGCGCATCATGCCCGCTTCAAGCATCTGATCCGCCTCATCAATCACTACAGTCTTTACCTCATGTGCCTTCAGCTTTTTCTTCTCAATCAGATCATGAATCCGACCCGGTGAGCCGACAATCACATGTGGCTTATCCTTAAGCTTCTCGATCTGACGCTTAATATCCACACCACCCATAATCACTTGAAAACGAATAGCACTGCCTTCACACAGTTCACTGAGAACCCGATGAATCTGCATCGTCAACTCGCGTGTTGGTGCAAAAATAATCGCCTGCGGCACAGAAGCCGACGTATTAATATGCTGCAAAAGCGGAAGCAGATACGCAATGGTCTTGCCTGTTCCTGTCTGTGATTCTCCAATGACACTGCGGCCTGCAAGCAGAAGCGGAATCGCCTGCTTTTGAATCGGTGTCGGTGTTATAATGTTTCGTTTAGTGAGTCCAGCAATCAAAAACGGTGCCAACTCAAACGCTGCAAAATCAGTCATGAATGTCTTCCTTCCTCAAGATGGATGGGCAAATGAATGGAGAATGTCGTCCCTTCTCCCTGCTTACTGCGAACGGCAATCTTGCCATGATGCCCTTCGATGATGTTTTTCACAATGGACAGCCCAAGACCTGTTCCGGCCCGGCCGCGCGTGCGCGCCTTGTCCGCCTTATAGAAGCGCTCAAATACAAACGCAAGATCTTCCGGCGAGATGCCAACACCTGTGTCGGATACTTCGATCGTGCAGCCATCTCCCTGCATGAATGTGCGCAATGTAATCGAGCCGCCAGTAGGCGTATGACGAATCGCATTATCAATTAAGTTCGTTAGCACTTGCTCCATGCGGTCCACATCAAAATAATAACTACCCTCTGATGCCTGCCAGTCAAGCTGCAGACTAATCCCCTGCTCACGGGCCACTCCATTGAACTTGCGGATCATTTTATCTTCCAACTGAAGCAAGTTCGCCAGTTCGATATTGAGCTGGATATGCCCTGCTTCCATTCGAGCAAGATCAAGCAGCTCGTTTACGAGACGCGACATACGCAACGACTCATCGTATATAATTTGTGCAAGTTCTTTCTTTTCTTCCTCAGACTGTGCAATATCATCGACAATCGCTTCGCTATACCCCTGTAGCATCA
It contains:
- a CDS encoding DEAD/DEAH box helicase, with product MTDFAAFELAPFLIAGLTKRNIITPTPIQKQAIPLLLAGRSVIGESQTGTGKTIAYLLPLLQHINTSASVPQAIIFAPTRELTMQIHRVLSELCEGSAIRFQVIMGGVDIKRQIEKLKDKPHVIVGSPGRIHDLIEKKKLKAHEVKTVVIDEADQMLEAGMMRDVEAVMKRTPRDRQLSVFSATISSVVENWGQEWADQKPHVIRIAGKSRLPETISHSFLVTPEREKFETLRRLLQALDSGRTIIFVKKLHQVGDITTWLKGKGVSITGIHSETRKQDREQALKEFHSGQVRCLVTTDLLARGMDVEDVAHIVNFDLPLDTEGYIHRVGRTGRAGKSGLAVSLLEPKEKFMAGKLAKQLGIEMPERTLFRGELVPVKEHPAARSEHRPGIKKGNKKKK